From a single Ornithodoros turicata isolate Travis chromosome 8, ASM3712646v1, whole genome shotgun sequence genomic region:
- the LOC135366108 gene encoding uncharacterized protein LOC135366108 isoform X2, translated as MFIGQLPLSEKKYTIRELRLEELPQLIELWKKVGFMVSEYCIRSLWQSDPSGIYGAVSDGGEILGSCCSPFLGESMAKLCFHGVRPEYRLQGLGTQLCDKAMEHVGDCNVFTLCIPEHEHIYVNRYQLNVSPRVFQILGPGIPRMRSVLSSVPGITLVELTPGLKDALMEYDNEVSGYSRFTALEHFVQEPAALVRVALRDDNQIAGFGIISESIHGPAIVRTICADAPDIAEMILGHLFKHFATVWTHGVWMVSCIQTYETHNVLKKFGLKSIHEMKLLRRRPVFDNDLARVYAAY; from the exons ATGTTCATAGGGCAA CTTCCACTTTCGGAGAAGAAATACACGATCCGGGAGCTGCGTCTGGAAGAGCTGCCTCAGCTGATTGAGCTCTGGAAGAAGGTGGGCTTCATGGTGAGCGAGTACTGCATACGATCGCTCTGGCAGTCAGATCCCAGTGGGATCTACGGTGCAGTCTCTGATGGAG GCGAAATCCTTGGGTCGTGCTGTAGCCCTTTCCTGGGTGAGAGCATGGCCAAACTTTGTTTCCACGGCGTACGCCCAGAATACCGTCTGCAGGGCTTGGGTACCCAGCTCTGCGACAAAGCTATGGAACACGTTGGAGACTGCAATGTCTTCACGTTGTGCATACCTGAACATGAACATATCTATGTGAACCGGTACCAGCTTAACGTCAGCCCGAGGGTGTTCCAGATTTTAGGCCCTGGTATTCCACGCATGCGCAGCGTCCTGTCTTCCGTACCTGGCATCACACTGGTAGAGCTCACACCAGGTCTGAAGGATGCCCTCATGGAGTACGACAACGAAGTTTCCGGGTACAGCAG GTTCACAGCCCTGGAACACTTCGTACAAGAACCTGCCGCACTAGTTCGTGTTGCATTGCGAGATGACAACCAG ATCGCTGGCTTTGGCATTATCTCCGAAAGCATCCACGGCCCAGCCATCGTACGCACTATTTGTGCCGATGCTCCCGACATTGCCGAGATGATTCTTGGCCACCTGTTCAAGCATTTTGCTACGGTGTGGACGCACGGAGTTTGGATGGTCAGCTGCATTCAGACTTACGAGACGCACAATGTTCTCAAGAAGTTCGGTCTCAAGTCCATCCATGAGATGAAACTGCTGCGTCGCCGACCTGTCTTTGACAATGACCTCGCCCGAGTCTACGCCGCGTACTGA
- the LOC135366108 gene encoding uncharacterized protein LOC135366108 isoform X1: MATGEAVKQSDKKDPPAATNLEALHVHRLPLSEKKYTIRELRLEELPQLIELWKKVGFMVSEYCIRSLWQSDPSGIYGAVSDGGEILGSCCSPFLGESMAKLCFHGVRPEYRLQGLGTQLCDKAMEHVGDCNVFTLCIPEHEHIYVNRYQLNVSPRVFQILGPGIPRMRSVLSSVPGITLVELTPGLKDALMEYDNEVSGYSRFTALEHFVQEPAALVRVALRDDNQIAGFGIISESIHGPAIVRTICADAPDIAEMILGHLFKHFATVWTHGVWMVSCIQTYETHNVLKKFGLKSIHEMKLLRRRPVFDNDLARVYAAY, translated from the exons ATGGCTACCGGAGAAGCGGTGAAACAGAGTGACAAGAAGGACCCACCTGCAGCAACAAACCTGGAAGCGCTGCATGTTCATAGG CTTCCACTTTCGGAGAAGAAATACACGATCCGGGAGCTGCGTCTGGAAGAGCTGCCTCAGCTGATTGAGCTCTGGAAGAAGGTGGGCTTCATGGTGAGCGAGTACTGCATACGATCGCTCTGGCAGTCAGATCCCAGTGGGATCTACGGTGCAGTCTCTGATGGAG GCGAAATCCTTGGGTCGTGCTGTAGCCCTTTCCTGGGTGAGAGCATGGCCAAACTTTGTTTCCACGGCGTACGCCCAGAATACCGTCTGCAGGGCTTGGGTACCCAGCTCTGCGACAAAGCTATGGAACACGTTGGAGACTGCAATGTCTTCACGTTGTGCATACCTGAACATGAACATATCTATGTGAACCGGTACCAGCTTAACGTCAGCCCGAGGGTGTTCCAGATTTTAGGCCCTGGTATTCCACGCATGCGCAGCGTCCTGTCTTCCGTACCTGGCATCACACTGGTAGAGCTCACACCAGGTCTGAAGGATGCCCTCATGGAGTACGACAACGAAGTTTCCGGGTACAGCAG GTTCACAGCCCTGGAACACTTCGTACAAGAACCTGCCGCACTAGTTCGTGTTGCATTGCGAGATGACAACCAG ATCGCTGGCTTTGGCATTATCTCCGAAAGCATCCACGGCCCAGCCATCGTACGCACTATTTGTGCCGATGCTCCCGACATTGCCGAGATGATTCTTGGCCACCTGTTCAAGCATTTTGCTACGGTGTGGACGCACGGAGTTTGGATGGTCAGCTGCATTCAGACTTACGAGACGCACAATGTTCTCAAGAAGTTCGGTCTCAAGTCCATCCATGAGATGAAACTGCTGCGTCGCCGACCTGTCTTTGACAATGACCTCGCCCGAGTCTACGCCGCGTACTGA
- the LOC135366860 gene encoding uncharacterized protein LOC135366860: MEVFKMRPINEEDEEKLQNIQPCVSSELLPEDHLITLKTMGYQPLLLIDNFDKMLAGLAELEVSEDVVYLGLLSVPKGIHVWNDISELCRLCVERRPSYNMFIRIIEEMNQTGYFASSFPIRSEVTLQQAVAQRIEANRLVVRVPGVAVVDLTQDHLRDVVAYDEVIMSYKRFNYINTLTRDSRTLTKLAFEQNAICGFVILQQLADGRALAEHLVADDRHVAKLLLKKAMDEFPPAKMGIILVIPRRPREESVNFADDLQVTVERRSSLAYSRYSVRYRYQKIFSIAEFV, encoded by the exons ATGGAGGTCTTTAAAATGCGACCAATAAATGAAGAGGACGAAGAAAAACTGCAGAATATCCAACCTTGCGTTTCGTCCGAACTGCTGCCGGAGGACCACCTGATCACGTTGAAGACCATGGGATACCAGCCACTGCTCCTGATTGACAACTTCG ATAAAATGTTGGCTGGCCTAGCCGAGCTGGAAGTATCCGAAGACGTCGTCTACCTCGGCCTCCTGTCGGTCCCGAAAGGCATTCACGTCTGGAACGACATCTCTGAGCTCTGCAGACTCTGCGTGGAGAGGCGCCCTAGTTACAACATGTTCATACGAATCATCGAAGAAATGAACCAGACGGGATATTTTGCCAGCAGCTTTCCCATAAGGAGCGAAGTCACCTTACAGCAGGCCGTGGCGCAGAGAATTGAAGCGAACAGGCTGGTGGTCCGCGTACCAGGAGTGGCTGTGGTCGACCTGACGCAAGACCACCTGCGAGACGTCGTCGCCTATGACGAAGTGATCATGAGTTATAAGCGCTTTAATTACATCAAT ACTCTGACTCGTGACTCCAGGACACTGACAAAGTTGGCTTTTGAGCAGAACGCCATCTGCGGGTTTGTGATCCTACAGCAGCTAGCAGACGGGCGTGCCCTTGCGGAACACCTGGTTGCCGACGATAGGCACGTTGCGAAGCTCTTGCTGAAGAAGGCCATGGACGAGTTCCCTCCCGCGAAGATGGGCATTATCCTCGTCATACCCCGCCGGCCACGGGAAGAATCAGTCAACTTCGCCGATGACTTGCAGGTTACGGTAGAGAGGCGCTCAAGTCTGGCCTATTCTCGCTATTCCGTGCGCTACAGATACCAGAAGATATTTTCTATAGCTGAATTTGTTTGA